ACGTCTTTGCTTTTTCAAAATCAATTTTAGAACAATTTTCCCATACTTTTGAAAATGCGTCTTGCACAAAGTCTAAAGATGCTGCTTTATCACCACATTTGTAATAAGCAAAATTATTAACTGACTGAATATGTTCTAAGTAAAAAGAATCAAAGTATGATTCTTGGCAAAGTTTAGGTTTGGAGCTATTCATAAATCTATATAATAGTATGATTCAACAAAAATATGAATAAAAAAAACAAGTCGTAATCATCTTAAAAACATACACTTACATGTTTGTTTATGAAAAACAATAAAAAACCATAGGGTAAATCAAATGCTAAGGGTCTTAAATATAGAAAGCGAAAAAAAATCGCTGTGAAAAAGAAAAACTTTATAACCCAAAAAAATTTAATCATGAAAAATTTAAAATTATTAACCGCAATCTTATTAACATCAATTTTTAGTTTCACATCTTGTCAAGACGAAATTGATAGTGAAAACGGACAAAATCCAAATACCAATTCTGCTCAATCTCCAACTGCAAATAACCTTGAGCGTTCATCAATGCATGATGGTAGTTTTGACGATTTTTTAGACGGGATGTCTTGCTCTTCTATTTTATTACCAGTAACTGCAACAATAAATAATACCGAAATAACTATTATTAATGAATCTCAATACAACTTAGTTTTAAACATTCTTGGAGAATTTACTAATGATAACGATTCAATCGAGTTTCAATTTCCACTTTCAGTAATGCTAAATAATTACACTGAAGTACAAATAACAAATCAGATAGAATATGATGAACTTATGAATGCTTGCGAACAAGCTGAACAAAATGCCGATGACGCCATAAATTGTCTAGATATTAATTTCCCAATTACTATTTTAACGTACAGCTTAAACTTTGAACAAACTGGCAGTATTATTATTGAATCTAAGCAACAACTATATACTTACATGAATAATTTTGGTAATGATGAATTATTTGCCATAAACTATCCAATAACAGCTAGTTTAGCAGGACAAAGCAATACTGTTGTAGAAATTTCAAGCGATATGGATTTACAAACTAAAATCACACAATGCCTATCTAATGATGACGCTATGAAAGAGGCGGAAGAAAATGCACAAAATTTAGAAGACATTCTAGTTGAAGGCACTTTTAAAATTGAATCTTTTATAAATGCGAGTATAAATAGCGCTAATGATTATGCAGACTACACTATTGATTTTGCTAACGACTTAAGTTGTAAAGCTGAAAACATAGTAAATACAACTGCCAATAATATTGAAGGAACCTACACCGTAGCATCAGAGCTTGAAGTATTTTTATCGTTGACATTTTCTGGAAATACTGCTTTCGAATTATTAAACCAGACCTGGGAAGTAACTAGCTATTCTGAAAATTCAATCTCTATGCAAAGCACAACAAATACAGCGATAACCTTAGTTTTAACCCAAATATAAACTAAGTTAGTATCTGTAATATATGTTATGGTAAAACAGCTGTCTATATCAGGCAGCTGTTTTTAAGTAAAAAAACAAATTATGAAATATAAAATTTTAATAGCAATAATCTTATTTGTATTTATTAACGCTTGCTCAAAAGATGAACCAGTAAACAATAATGATGATACTCCAAACAACACAATTAACAAATCATTAAATAGACAAGCAACTGGCAGTTCTGCTAATGATTTATTATCAGACGATACCTTTACAAACATGATTATAGAATTGGTTTATGTAGAAGGCCTTGAACCTACTCAAACAGCTATAGATAATTTTGTATTGTTTCTAACAAACAGAACCTATAAACCAGATGGCATAATCATTGAAAAAAGAGCTATTCCATCACCAGGAAAGGACGTATATAGTATTGAGGATATTGCAGATATAGAAAAAGAACAACGCAAATATTATAATACAACAGATAAAATTGCTGTTTGGGCTTATTTTTCAGATGGAAAATCCGATAAGGATTCTGAAGCGAATAATACGGTTGTTTTAGGAACAGCTTACTGGAACACTTCATTTGTAATTTACGAAGAAACTATTAAAAACCTAAGCAATAGCCCCCTCGAACCAAGTCGTTCTCTTTTAGAAACTACAGTTATCAATCATGAATTTGGACATATTTTTGGACTTACAAACCTTGGAACAAATTTACAAAGCAATCATGAAGATGAAGATCATCCAAAACATTGTAATGTAGAAAATTGCTTAATGTATTGGGCTACAGAATCTGCAGTAAACATTTCTAACATGGCAAACATGAGTTCTGCACCTCAACTGGACTCCCAGTGTTTAGCCGATTTAAAGGCTAACGGAGGTAAATGATTTTTTTAAATTAAAATAAGAAACGGTAGGGTAAAATACTTTAAAAGTGTCTTATTAATGAAGGCTTATTAGTAGCTTATTTATTAATTAAAAAAATTAGACTTATGAAATCACTTAAAAAATTAATGCTTGTAATAATTATAGGAACTTCGATTACATTATACAGTCAAGAAACTGAAGTATCAAACGAAAAACTTGTTGATAAAAAATCATATTATCAAAAAAGAGCTACTGAAGATGCCAAATACGAACAACAATTTAACGCAGAAACTAAAGCAGATGAAGAGGTTTTTTGGAAAGACCAAAAAGCGTATGAAGACAATTTAAAACGAAAAGACAGAAAAGCCTATCGAGCTTATATGAAAGGTAAAAAAGATGCTTACGCTAATCATTATGACCATTGTAACAACCATTGTCATCATAGTGATTATTATTATCACCATGCTTCATTTTATTATTACAGATATAATGGGTATTATTATGAAAGCGACCCAAGAAGAAAGACTATTAGTACAAGAGCTCGTGTTTCTACTCCAAATATAAAAGTAGGCTTAGGATTATTTTAAATAAGTTGATGTTATTAAATTCAAATAACAAGATATAAACCTTTTGAGCAAGAGTACCAAAACCATTTAATAATAAAAGAGACTGCCTAAAATTTTAGGCAGTCTCTTTTTATATAAAAACATTTAAATAAATTTAAAAAAACATCTTTTACGCATCAATATTCGCATAAATAGCATTTTTCTCAATAAACTCTCTACGCGGAGGTACTTCATCTCCCATTAACATAGAGAAAATTCTATCTGCTTCTGTACCATTATCAATTTGAACTAAACGCATGGTTCTAAATTCAGGATTCATTGTTGTATCCCAAAGTTGCTCAGCATTCATTTCCCCAAGACCTTTATAACGTTGTATTTTAGATCCATCTCCAAATTCCGAAACAATAGCATCGCGTTCTTTATCAGACCAAGCATATTGTTTTTTTGCACCACGCTTCACTAAATATAATGGTGGTGTTGCAATATAAATATGTCCGTTCTCTATAAGTTCCTTCATATACCTAAAGAAGAATGTTAAAATTAGAGTTGCAATGTGACTACCATCAATATCGGCATCACACATAATAACTACTTTATGGTAACGTAATTTTGAAAGGTTAAGCGCCTTACTATCTTCCTCAGTTCCAATAGTAACCCCTAATGCTGTAAAAATATTTTTAATCTCTTCGTTTTCAAAAACTTTGTGAACCATCGCTTTTTCAACATTCAATATCTTACCTCTTAATGGTAAAATCGCTTGAAATGCTCTATCTCTACCTTGCTTAGCCGTTCCACCTGCCGAATCTCCCTCTACAAGAAATACTTCGCATTTTGCAGGGTCTTGCTCAGAACAATCACTTAATTTACCAGGTAAACCACCAATACTCATAACGGTTTTACGCTGTACCATATCACGTGCTTTTTGCGCTGCATGACGTGCTTGTGCTGCTAATATTACTTTTTGAACAATAATTTTAGCATCATCCGGATGCTCTTCTAAATAATCGGTTAACATTTCTGAAACCGCTTGACTTACCGAAGCAGAAACTTCCCTATTTCCTAATTTAGTTTTTGTTTGTCCTTCAAATTGTGGCTCTTGTACTTTTACAGAAATAATGGCAGTTAATCCTTCACGAAAATCATCACCAGCAATATCAAACTTTAAGTTTTTTAATAAGCCCGATTCATCTGCATATTTTTTAAGTGTATGTGTTAAACCACGACGGAAACCAGAAAGATGTGTTCCACCTTCATGTGTATTAATATTATTTACATACGAATGTAAATTCTCGGCATACGATGTGTTATAAATCATAGCGACTTCAACAGGGACACCATTTTTTTCACCTTCGAAAGCAATAACATCTTTCATTAATGGCTCACGAGTCGCATCTAAATACTTGATAAACTCCTTAAGACCTTCATCTGAATGAAATGTTTCTCCTTCAAACTCACCATCTTCTTTTTTAGATCTTTTATCAACTAAATGAACAGTGATTCCTTTATTCAAAAATGCTAATTCTCGCAAACGACTTGCAAGCGTATCATAACTATACTCTAAAGTTTGAGTAAAAATAGTTGAGTCTGGCTTGAACGTAACCGTTGTACCTCTTTTATCAGTCTCTCCTACTTTTTTAACAGGATAGATTGCTTTTCCACGTTCGTATTCCTGTTCCCAAATCTCTCCTTTTCTATATACAGTCGCTTTTAAACTTTCTGACAAAGCATTCACACAACTTACACCAACACCGTGAAGCCCACCAGAAACCTTATAAGAATCTTTATCAAATTTACCACCTGCACCAATTTTAGTCATAACAACCTCCAATGCAGAAACACCTTCTTTTTTGTGCAAATCTACTGGAATACCACGACCATCATCTTCTGTAGTAATCGAGTTATCTTCATTAATAGTAACGGTAATATTATTACAATGTCCTGCTAAAGCCTCATCAATCGAGTTATCTACAACTTCATAAACTAAATGATGTAAACCTCTTGTACCTACATCTCCAATATACATAGAAGGACGCATACGTACATGCTCCATACCTTCTAATGCCTGAATACTATCTGCCGAATAATTATGCTCGTTAAAGACTTCTTTTTCTTCGCTCATATTATTATATATCTATAATTTAAAGTTTAGTTTTATAACATAAAAAAATGACGCCTATGCATCATTTTCAATCACTAACAAATATACGGATTTTAAACTCATTTTAAAAGTATTTTATCGATTCCACATAATAATTATCAACATTTGTTAATTACTGAAAAGTGTCTTAAATCACCTAAAAAGCGCCTTAAAATGGATTTAGGCATGTTTTCACCCATCAATAATTAAATAAAAACCAAAAAGCAGCTAAAACACGCTATTTTGAATGTAATTATCCCAAAAACTCACTAAAAAAACAACTAGCTCAACATAAAATCGTTTGTTTTTTTCAAAAAAAATCAAGTATGAGATTAAACTAATAAAACCAAAAAACCAAACACCCTTTCATATTTTCAACTTACACTGTGTTTTTATATGAATTCATAATAAAATTTAGAAATTTACACACATATTAAAAGAGTATTCACTAACATTCCCTTTATACTAAGTTTAAAGACTTAGACACATAAACTCCATAAAAACTTTCGTAATTTTACCACCTAAAATTTCCGCTATAAAAATTAAGATTTAAAAGCATGAGTAAAATTATGACAGTCGACATATTGTCGAGCATTAAAGGAGCACAACCATCTGAGGCTGTGAATAAATTATTTGAAGTTATTAAAAACGCTAATTCAACAAATAACACCTTTAATAATGTTAATAATAATTGTGTGTCTTTAAATGATTTAAGAGATGATATTGTAATTGAAAGTTCTGAAACTGAAAAACAAATCATTAAGGAAAACTTCCCAAAAGAAAAAGACGGTTATTTAGTGGTTGCTAAAGTTATTGAAGAGTAAAAATTATGGAATCTCAAATAAAACTCATACACCAGCAATTGGTGTCTAAACAAGTGCGTTGTATAGATTTGATACAGCAAAAATTAGATTTGCTAAAAAACAATACCCACAACACGGTTAATTCTCTATTAGAAACTTTAGCTTTAAATTTAGCTACAAAAGTTGATAATAAAATTGCCAACGGAGAGACTATAGGCTTACTTGAAGGCATTCCTTTTGGGATTAAAGACGTGTATATGCTTCAAGGCACATATACAACGGCAAGTTCTAATTTATTAAAAAACTATAAATCGGCATACACAGCAACAGCCATTCAAAAGCTTTTAGATGCTGGTGCCATTCCTATTGTAAAAGAAAATTGCGATAGTTTTGGTCATGGATCTTCTAGCGAAAACACCATTTTTGGCGCTGTTAAAAATGCTATCAATCCAGAACTCGTTGCTGGTGGTTCTAGTGGAGGATCGGCAGTTAACGTTGCTAAAGATTACACCGTATTTTCTATTGGTGGCGACACTGGCGGCTCGGTACGACAACCTGCTGGCTACAATAATATTTATGGATTAAAACCTACTTACGGCAGAATTTCGCGTTATGGCTTAATGGCATATGCATCTTCAACAGACTGTGTAGGACCTTTAGCAAAATCTGTTGAAGATATTCGCATTGTTTTAAATGTGATGAGCGGAAAAGATGTTAAAGACCAAACCACTTACGTTTCCGCGGAAATAAACGAAGATTCAATTTTAAATTCCGACAGCGTTAAAACCGTTGGTTACTTCAAAAACTTTATTGAAAGCGAAGCAATTGACACGCAAGTAAAAGCTGATTTTTTAGCGACTATTGAAAAAATAAAAGCAAAAGGCATTGTAGTAAAAGCTTTAGATTTCTTTGAATCTGAAACTTTGGTTTCTACTTATTATACCTTAGCTATGGCCGAAACCGCCTCTAACCTATCACGTTTAGACGGTACCAATTATGGCAATAGAATAGAAGCTGAAAATTTAAAAGAAACCTATGCAGTAACACGTTCAGAAAATTTTTCAGAAGAAACCAAACGTCGAATTGTTGGAGGCAATCAGGTATTATCTCAAGGGTTTTCAGATGAAATATATTTAAAAGGATTAGCCATTCGCGATCAGATTTCAGAAAATTTCAACAATGATTTTAATGAAGTAGATATCATCCTTTCTCCAGTTACACCTAGTACTCCACCAAAAATAGGCGATAGTTTAAAAGACCCACATGCTATGTATTTATCTGATGCTTATACCGTTGGTTTTAGCCTAGGACAATTACCAACGCTTACTGTACCACAAGGTACTGCAACGGGGTTACAAATTACAGCAGCAAAAAATAATGACGAACTTGTTTTGAAGTTTGCTAACTTCTTAAAAGATACGATATAATGGAATTAGAGCAAATAAACGAGGCTTTAAAAGCCCACGATTTAGAATTGGTAATCGGACTGGAAACACACGTTAGATTAAACACCAAAACCAAGTTATTTTGTTCTTGTCCAAATCAAGAAATAGATACCCCAAACCAAAACATTTGTTCAGTTTGTACTGGACAAATGGGCGTTTTACCCGCCATAAATAAAGAGGCCATAACAAAGGCTATTTATTTTGGAAAAGCTGTAAAATCTTCTTTTGAAAACGAAGTGATTTCCTGGGATAGAAAACATTATGAATACCCTGATAACCCGAAAAACATACAAATTACGCAGTTTCATAACCCCGTTATTCCAGACGGTCAAGTTTCTTGTTACCGTAATGACGGGTCTCAATTCACTGTGAATTTAACACAAGTTCATATTGAGGAAGATGCTGCTAAATTGATGCACGAAAAGAAAACATCTTTAGTCGATTTTAACAAAGCAGGAGTACCACTTATTGAAATTGTTACAGAACCATGTATTCGTCATATTGAAGATGCTTCAACTTATGCGCAATACATTCAGCGTATTGTTCAGAATTTAAAAATAAGCGAAGCTAATCTTGAAAAAGGAGAGTTTAAATCGGATGTTTCAGTATCGCTTCGTAAAAAACACAGCTACAAATTAAATCCACGTACCGAAATAAAAAACCTAAACTCTTTTAAGTTTATGGTTGATGCTTTAAAAGAAGAAGTCGAAAAGCAACTCAACTACTTTTTAGAGCATAAAGAATTTAGACCAGACCAAACTACGGTTTTATGGGATGCTGAATTAAAGCAAACCAAAACCATGCGTAAAAAAGAGTTTGAAGCAGATTACCGCTTTATTTCTGAACCTGATTTGCCATTTGTTTCTATCAAAGATGTTGTTGAATCTATTGATGTAGATTTAAGCACACTTCCTTATGCCGTAGAATCTATTTTAATAAAAGGGGGTGTTTTGCCACAAGACGCTAAATTTTTTACAGCCGATTCGTTACGCTCAGAAACTTTTATTGCTATAAATAATATAATAAGAGACCCGTCTTTTGTTGCTAAAACATTAGTAAATAATATTGGTGCCGATGAATATGCCGACATACATAGAATAGAGCATCTTATTGAAATTTTTCAGCTTTTTAAAGATGAAAAAATAACATCTGTATTAGTTCAAAATGCAATTACTTCCTATTTAAAAGATAGAAGTTTTGATTACAATAAGTATTTTGAAGACAATACTATTTCGGAATCTCAGATTAAAGAAGCAATTCAAAAAGTAATTTCTGAAAATGAAGCCGTTGCCAACGATATAAAAAATGGAAACCAAGGAAAAGCTGGAATTCTAGTTGGAAAAGTCATTGCCATTATTGGTAAAGGCGCTTCAGGAAAAGTGATTCGCCAAGGAATTATTAATGCAGTAGCTACTAGTGGCGGAGTTGGAAACGGAATGTCTAACATAAAAGACTCTTCTGCTCAAAAAGCAAATAACCAAGAACCAAAAGCTTTAACAGAAGAAACACTTCCAGAGATTCCGTTAATCATTAAAGAGGAGTACAGAACACATAAAATATCTGATTTATCAGAAAGTTCAATTTCAGAAACTGTAACACTTGCTGGCTGGGTATCTAGTGTACGTGACCATGGTGAATTGATGTTTATAGATTTACGTGATTCGAGTAACGAAATTTTCCAAGTACGTTTAAGCAGAGAGTCTTTCGCTAATCTAGATGATCTGGTAAAGTTGAAACCAGAATCGGTTATCACAGTTACAGGAACGGTTGTTCAACGTAAAGAAGATGATTATAATGCATCACTTAGAGCAGGAACCATAGAATTAGAAACATCAGATTTAGATATTTTAAATCTATCTAAAACCTTGCCGTTCGAAATTAAAAGAGCGACAAAAACTAATGAATCTGTTCGTTTTCAATATAAATATTTAGATCACAGAAATGACGATGTTCGAAGAGCTATAGTTAATCGTCATAAAGTGATTAAATTGATGCGTGATATTTTAGACGAGCAAGAATTTCTAGAAGTAGAAACACCAATACTAACAGCGGGAACCGATGAAGGCGCAAGAGAGTTTATTGTGCCAACAAGAAAAAAAGCAGGATCTTTTTACACATTACCACAAGCACCTCAACAATTCAAACAAATTTTGATGGTGTCTGGTTATGAGAAATATTTCCAAATAGCACGCTGTTTTAGAGATGAAGATTCTCGTGGCGATCGTCAGCCAGAATTCACACAGTTAGATATAGAAATGGCATACGCCAGTATGCAGCAAATTATAGATTTAAACACAAAAATGTTTAATAACATCGTATCGAAAATATATGGTAAAAAATGGATTTTACATCCGTTTGAAATCATTACCTATAAAGATGCTATGGATAAATATGGTTGCGACAGACCTGATTTACGCTTCGGATTACAAATGGAAGACATTACTGCCATTGTAAAAGAAACCACCTTCCAAGTATTTAGCAAACCTATTGATGATGGTGGTATTGTAAAATGTATTAAAGTTTCAAAAGAAGAACAAGGTAAAAAACGCTTATCTAAAGGGCAAATAGAAAAACTAACAGCTACCGCTCAACAACACGGTTTAGGTGGCTTAGCATATATTATTGTAAATGAAAATGATTTACAATCGCCAATAATTAAATTCTTAGGTGAAGATATTGCTGCAGGAATTATTAAAGCTACAAATGCTCAAGTTGGTGATATTGTGTTCTTTTCTGCTGCCGATTATGAAACCGCTAACAAAGCATTAGACGCTGTTCGTCAAGAATTAGGAGCCATGTTAAAATTAATTAATCCTAAAGAGTTAAGACCAGCTTGGGTCGTTGATTTCCCAATGTTTGAAAAAACAGATGAAGGTCGTTGGACATTTACACACAACCCGTTCTCTATGCCAGCGATCTATGATATTGACAAACACATGAATGGTAAAGAAGATGAAATTGGGACCATCATTGCTCAACAATACGATTTAATACTCAATGGTTACGAAATTGGAGGAGGCTCCGTTCGTGCTCACAAACCAGAAATATTAGAGGCTACCTATAAAAACATGGGTTATAATAAAGAGGAAATGCTTAAAAGCGTGGGTACTATGTACGAAGCTTTCCATTATGGCGCACCACCACACGGCGGTATTGCTTGGGGAGTTGATAGATTAATGATGATTTTAGAGAAAAAAGCATCTATTAGAGAAGTTATGGCGTTCCCTAAAACAGGCACTAGTGAAGATTTATTATTTGGCTCACCTTCTCCTTTATCTGACAAAAAAGTAGAAGAAATGAATGTTAGAGTAATCCGCAAATAATTGTTTTAACTTAATTATAAAACTTAAAGCTTCAGTTAATCCTGAAGCTTTTTTTAGGCACATAAAACATAAATTTTAACATTCCTAAACGACTTTTATAAAAACTTTAAGACAGTTTCAGTTTATCTTTAAAAAAAATATAAAATTATGACAAAATCAACTTATTTAACAACCATCGCTTTAGCATTTGTAATGCTATTTTCTATTAATGTAAATGCTCAGAAATTTGCTAAATTGGATAAAAGCCCAATGGATGCTGCCGCATTTCCTACTGATTATAAAGACGCAAATAAACTGATTAAAATAGTTTACAGCAGGCCTCAACTTAAAGGACGTGAATTAAGTAAACTTGCTCCTAACGGAAAAGTTTGGAGAACTGGTGCAAATGAAGCTGCTAATATCACATTATACAAAGACATGAAAATTGCTGGTGAACCTGTAAATTCTGGCGAATATTCTCTTTTTACAATTCCTGGAGAAAAAGAATGGACAATCATTTTAAGTAAAGATATTAATGTTTGGGGTGCTTATTCTTACAATGAATCTAACAATGTTATTAAAGTTTCTGCACCAGTAAGTTCTGGAGAATTATTAGAAGCTTTTTCTATAGCATTTTCTGATGATGGCACAATGCATTTAGGATGGGGAACAACAAGAGTTGCTGTACCTTTTACTAAATAAGTTAGCAATTTGCAAAACTAAAAAGTTCCGAAAAACGAATATGTTTATCGGAACTTTTTGTTTTATCTATTTTATAACAGTAACCGAATACTGAATTTAAGGAATATTCAAATATTTATGCGTTTGTAAAGAGACTTTCCATTTAGGATTCGCCATGACATAATCTACAATTTCTGGCACCACTTTATCTCGCTTACTCCACTCGGGTTGTAAATATAAAATGCAGTCTTTATTAACCTTGGCAGCTTGTTCTTCTGCGAAACGAAAATCATCTTTATTGTAAACAATCACTTTTAACTCATGAGCATTCTCATAAACCTCCTTAGTAGGAAGCTTCATTTTTTTAGGAGATAAACAAATCCAATCCCAAACACCTGTTAATTTATAAGCTCCAGATGTTTCAATATGAACTTGTAAGCCTTCAGTTTTTAATTGTGTTGTTAAAGCTGTCATGTCCCAAGTTAAAGGTTCGCCACCCGTAATAACAATAGTATCACTATACTTTTTAGCGTTTTCAACAATCTTTGCAATATCTGTAGGCGGGTGTAAATCGGCATTCCAACTTTCTTTAACATCACACCAATGACAACCCACATCGCATCCACCAACACGTATAAAATAAGCCGCTGTTCCCTTATGAAATCCTTCTCCCTGAATGGTATAAAATTCCTCCATTAAAGGCAACATTTCACCTTTATCTACTAACTCTTGTATCTCTTTATTCATCGTTTGCAAAGATACATATAACTTAAATTATTTTAGTTATTTTAAGTTTCAATTCTAAAAACACGTGTCGTTATTATGTATGATATAAGAATTAAAAAGTCTATTTTTTTCTTCCTTGTTTTTCCTGTATTTTTACCCAAATTTATTTGGCATGAGTAACAAAGACACTTTTTTTAAATACATAACGGAAGGTAATACAACAAAAGGTGATTTTATTCCTGTAGGAGCTGCTATGTTAGACAGCGAAACCATAACAGGTGCTCATGTAAAAATCCCCTTAAAAACCATGAATCGTCATGGCTTAATTGCTGGCGCTACTGGGACAGGAAAAACAAAATCGCTACAGGTTTTAGCAGAAAATTTAAGCGATAAAGGAGTTCCTGTTTTACTTATGGATATTAAAGGTGATTTAAGTGGGTTAGCACAACCAAGTCCTGGGCACGCAAAAATTGATGAACGTCACGAAAAAATAGGGCTTCCCTTTGAAGCTAAATCGTTTCCTGTTGAAATATTAACCTTATCTGAACAAGACGGTGTTCGTTTAAGGGCTACGGTTAGTGAATTTGGCCCTGTTCTTCTTTCAAGAATTTTAGATTTAAGCGAAACACAAACAGGTGTTGTTGCTGTCATTTTTCAATATTGTGACGACCATCAAATGCCTGTTCTTGATTTAAAAGATTTCAAAAAGATATTGCAATATGCAACTCAAGAAGGTAAAGACGAATTTACAGAAGCTTATGGAAGAATATCTACTGCCTCAACAGGTGCTATTTTAAGAAAAATTGTAGAGCTTGAACAACAAGGAGCAGATTTGTTTTTTGGTGAAACCTCTTTTGATGTTGATGACTTATTAAGAGTTAACAATGAAGGTCGTGGTTATATTAATATCATGAGACTAACCGATATTCAAGATAGACCAAAATTATTTTCAACATTTATGCTGAGTTTGTTAGCCGAAATCTATTCAACATTTCCTGAACAAGGTGATAGCGACAGACCTGAACTTATTATTTTTATTGATGAGGCACATTTAATTTTTAATGAAGCTTCAAAAGCATTGCTAAGTCAAATTGAAAGTATTGTAAAATTAATACGAAGTAAAGGAGTTGGTTTATATTTTGTAACACAAAACCCAACTGATGTTCCTGAAGGTGTTTTAGGGCAACTCGGTTTAAAAATACAACATGCTTTAAGAGCCTTTACTGCAAAAGACCGAAAAGCTATAAAACTAACCGCAGAAAACTATCCAGACTCCGAGTATTATGATACTACCGAAGTATTAACATCGCTAGGTATTGGAGAAGCATTGGTGTCTGCTTTAGATGAAAAAGGACGACCAACACCATTAGCAGCAACCATGATGCGCGCTCCTATGAGTAGAATGGATGTTTTAACAGAAACTGAATTAGGCAGTTTGCTTTCTAACTCTAAGCTTGTAAAAAAATATAATAAAACTGTTGATAGAGAAAGTGCTTATGAAATGCTTAATAAAAAAATTGAGTTAGCTGAAACTGAAGAAGCTAAAGAAAAAGTAAGACAAGAGCGTGAAGCTCTTAAAAAAGCTCAATCTAAGCAACGTGAATACTCTACAACAAGAAGAAAAAGTACCGCTATGAATC
The nucleotide sequence above comes from Flavobacteriaceae bacterium HL-DH10. Encoded proteins:
- the gatB/aspS gene encoding bifunctional amidotransferase subunit GatB/aspartate--tRNA ligase AspS encodes the protein MELEQINEALKAHDLELVIGLETHVRLNTKTKLFCSCPNQEIDTPNQNICSVCTGQMGVLPAINKEAITKAIYFGKAVKSSFENEVISWDRKHYEYPDNPKNIQITQFHNPVIPDGQVSCYRNDGSQFTVNLTQVHIEEDAAKLMHEKKTSLVDFNKAGVPLIEIVTEPCIRHIEDASTYAQYIQRIVQNLKISEANLEKGEFKSDVSVSLRKKHSYKLNPRTEIKNLNSFKFMVDALKEEVEKQLNYFLEHKEFRPDQTTVLWDAELKQTKTMRKKEFEADYRFISEPDLPFVSIKDVVESIDVDLSTLPYAVESILIKGGVLPQDAKFFTADSLRSETFIAINNIIRDPSFVAKTLVNNIGADEYADIHRIEHLIEIFQLFKDEKITSVLVQNAITSYLKDRSFDYNKYFEDNTISESQIKEAIQKVISENEAVANDIKNGNQGKAGILVGKVIAIIGKGASGKVIRQGIINAVATSGGVGNGMSNIKDSSAQKANNQEPKALTEETLPEIPLIIKEEYRTHKISDLSESSISETVTLAGWVSSVRDHGELMFIDLRDSSNEIFQVRLSRESFANLDDLVKLKPESVITVTGTVVQRKEDDYNASLRAGTIELETSDLDILNLSKTLPFEIKRATKTNESVRFQYKYLDHRNDDVRRAIVNRHKVIKLMRDILDEQEFLEVETPILTAGTDEGAREFIVPTRKKAGSFYTLPQAPQQFKQILMVSGYEKYFQIARCFRDEDSRGDRQPEFTQLDIEMAYASMQQIIDLNTKMFNNIVSKIYGKKWILHPFEIITYKDAMDKYGCDRPDLRFGLQMEDITAIVKETTFQVFSKPIDDGGIVKCIKVSKEEQGKKRLSKGQIEKLTATAQQHGLGGLAYIIVNENDLQSPIIKFLGEDIAAGIIKATNAQVGDIVFFSAADYETANKALDAVRQELGAMLKLINPKELRPAWVVDFPMFEKTDEGRWTFTHNPFSMPAIYDIDKHMNGKEDEIGTIIAQQYDLILNGYEIGGGSVRAHKPEILEATYKNMGYNKEEMLKSVGTMYEAFHYGAPPHGGIAWGVDRLMMILEKKASIREVMAFPKTGTSEDLLFGSPSPLSDKKVEEMNVRVIRK
- a CDS encoding DUF2911 domain-containing protein; the protein is MTKSTYLTTIALAFVMLFSINVNAQKFAKLDKSPMDAAAFPTDYKDANKLIKIVYSRPQLKGRELSKLAPNGKVWRTGANEAANITLYKDMKIAGEPVNSGEYSLFTIPGEKEWTIILSKDINVWGAYSYNESNNVIKVSAPVSSGELLEAFSIAFSDDGTMHLGWGTTRVAVPFTK
- a CDS encoding 7-carboxy-7-deazaguanine synthase QueE; its protein translation is MNKEIQELVDKGEMLPLMEEFYTIQGEGFHKGTAAYFIRVGGCDVGCHWCDVKESWNADLHPPTDIAKIVENAKKYSDTIVITGGEPLTWDMTALTTQLKTEGLQVHIETSGAYKLTGVWDWICLSPKKMKLPTKEVYENAHELKVIVYNKDDFRFAEEQAAKVNKDCILYLQPEWSKRDKVVPEIVDYVMANPKWKVSLQTHKYLNIP
- a CDS encoding DUF853 family protein translates to MSNKDTFFKYITEGNTTKGDFIPVGAAMLDSETITGAHVKIPLKTMNRHGLIAGATGTGKTKSLQVLAENLSDKGVPVLLMDIKGDLSGLAQPSPGHAKIDERHEKIGLPFEAKSFPVEILTLSEQDGVRLRATVSEFGPVLLSRILDLSETQTGVVAVIFQYCDDHQMPVLDLKDFKKILQYATQEGKDEFTEAYGRISTASTGAILRKIVELEQQGADLFFGETSFDVDDLLRVNNEGRGYINIMRLTDIQDRPKLFSTFMLSLLAEIYSTFPEQGDSDRPELIIFIDEAHLIFNEASKALLSQIESIVKLIRSKGVGLYFVTQNPTDVPEGVLGQLGLKIQHALRAFTAKDRKAIKLTAENYPDSEYYDTTEVLTSLGIGEALVSALDEKGRPTPLAATMMRAPMSRMDVLTETELGSLLSNSKLVKKYNKTVDRESAYEMLNKKIELAETEEAKEKVRQEREALKKAQSKQREYSTTRRKSTAMNPIVKVLTSATFIRSVFSILTKVIKK